The region TTCGTGAAGCAAATATTCAAGTTTCATTACCACAAAAGTAATTATGAAAAAACATTCTTTACTGACAAGCTGGTGGCTATGGGGACTTTTTGGCGGTATTATGTTAGGCGTATTATTTGCTCAGAAAAAGGGTTCTGTATTGCGTTCTCAGCTAGCTACAGTCAAAGAGAAGGATGGTGCCTGGGGACAGGCTTTATGGCTCAAAGACGAAATGATTGCTATGTGTCAGGACATCGGTGAAACAGTTGACCATGCCTGGCATAGTAAAGAAATACAAAGTGCATTACATAAGATAGCGGAGTTAACAAAAGAATGGCTACCTCGTATCGAAGGGGTGGAGGGGGAGAATGAAAAAGTTTAATCGATTTTGTTATGGACAAGAAGAAAAAAAAGAGGAGCAAGAAAAAATCTGCTCATTCAGTAAAAAAACAGAGGAAAGAGGAAACTCTGAAACATCCAACACCGGTCCCACACCAGTCCTCTGAACAAGAAGTTAATCAGGCAGATTCGCTGCTGAGAGACAATCGTGCAGCTAAAAAGCAGTTTTGGGCATGGCTATTACCAGTATTAAGGGCAACTACTCTGATGGTCATTGGTGTACTGGTATTAGTGGCTGCTATTTACTTTGGCTTTGAATATTTTTATCAAACGCGCACGTTGCCTAATACTTTTGTCGGTTCTATTCCTGTCGGCGGATTCTCCTATGATGAGGCGCAAACGAGAATAGCAGAAAATTTTCAATCGCTTGCAAGCAAGCCACTAGCATTTATCGTTGATGACGTAACCTACCAAATTCCCTTTGCTGAAGCTGGTATTACTTATGATTTCACTAGAGTAATGGCCAATTTACAACAACGTAAGCCTCATGATGTCTGGCGATCCCTCTTTTGGCCAACGTATGTGAAAAGTGGTTTGACTTTGGACCAAGCGGTACTAGCCCATGCTTTGCAAAGAAATATTCCCAGCATCTCAATTCCGCCTAAAAATGCTTCAGTATATCTAGCTCAGGATAGTAAGAAAGTACCTTATTTTTCAGTAATCCCTGCCGAGATTCATCGTACTGCCAACTTTCAACAAATCACCGCCACTGTTAACACCATGATTGAACAAGGACATGCGTTACCAGTACTGGTACGCACTTTTGAAGGAATACCTGAAATTACTGATGAAGAAGCATACGAAGCTATCCGTGCTAGTGAGAATTGGCTCAAAAAAACTGTATCGTTGGTCTATGATCGCAATGGAAAAAAGGTAAAGACTACTATTGATCCAGAAAAGGACTGGGAATGGCTAGAATTCATATCCCATGAAGGGAAGTTAGTGATTACTCTCAATAGCAACAAATGGGATAATCTATTGAGCAGGGAGATTCTGCCCGCAATAGAACAAAAAAAACAAGATGTCATTGTTGCTTTGCCTGCTGAGGGCAAACGTTACGCTACAGTATCTGGAGAGTTGAGTGATGGGTACACAGTGGACAAAATAAAAACCCGAGAAGCGGTAGAGGCCACGTTTAATAGCACAGTCACCAATCAGCTCTTACAAAAATCTGATCACATTATTGAATCTGTCTCTCTGGTAGTAAATTATGAACAGGCGCGTTTTATTTCTACTGAAGGGCAAGATCTTGGTCTCAAGGATATTCTTGGTATTGGTCATTCCCGCTTTGTGGGCTCGAGTAGTGCTCGTAACTTTAATATTAGAAAGGGATTAGCAATATATAATA is a window of Candidatus Abawacabacteria bacterium DNA encoding:
- a CDS encoding VanW family protein, coding for MDKKKKKRSKKKSAHSVKKQRKEETLKHPTPVPHQSSEQEVNQADSLLRDNRAAKKQFWAWLLPVLRATTLMVIGVLVLVAAIYFGFEYFYQTRTLPNTFVGSIPVGGFSYDEAQTRIAENFQSLASKPLAFIVDDVTYQIPFAEAGITYDFTRVMANLQQRKPHDVWRSLFWPTYVKSGLTLDQAVLAHALQRNIPSISIPPKNASVYLAQDSKKVPYFSVIPAEIHRTANFQQITATVNTMIEQGHALPVLVRTFEGIPEITDEEAYEAIRASENWLKKTVSLVYDRNGKKVKTTIDPEKDWEWLEFISHEGKLVITLNSNKWDNLLSREILPAIEQKKQDVIVALPAEGKRYATVSGELSDGYTVDKIKTREAVEATFNSTVTNQLLQKSDHIIESVSLVVNYEQARFISTEGQDLGLKDILGIGHSRFVGSSSARNFNIRKGLAIYNNLLLAPGEKLSFNSLLGPVTVKAGWKEELVIKEGGKKTVPEAGGGLCQVSTTMYRALIESGLKVLERRAHSYLVSYYVGEDDPRSGIDATIYPGSQDLVFVNDTANYMLIQTDTSGVDAYVRIYGTHDGRKVTLDGPFKSGWVSPGGPILVPTADLPAGKVKITKAAHNGRTVRWTQNITRPDGTVETHDIVSVYKAIPAEGLVGSASAVAFSDPSSVSL